TGGTGTATTCCAACGAATACCAGCAGGTTCGCCGCATCTTCAAAAAGGACGTCCGCAGCGTGATGACGCTCATTCGCCAGTCGGTCCAGAGCGAGGAACTCGTCAGTCGCACCCGCAACGACATCCTTGCGCACATCGAGGACTACTGGGTGCTCGAGGTCGATCGTCAGCCCGTCGCCTGTGTGGCGCTGCATGTTTACGCCCCGGAGAAAGCCGGCGAACTCGCCTGCCTCTACGTGAGCAAGGCGCATGAAAACCAGGGCTACGGCCGCAAGCTCATGGCCTTCGTCGAAAATCTCGCGAAGGAAAAAGGGCTCACCCGGCTGTTCGCGCTTTCGACTCAGGCCTTCATGTTTCTCCAGCAAAAGGGCGGTTACGCCGAAGCTCCGGCCGAATCGTTGCCGGCCGTTCGCCTCGAGAGATACATGCAGAGCGGCCGGAACTCGAAGGTGCTCGTGAAAACCCTCGGCCCGACATCCTGAAATGAATCTCGGCCTGCTCACCGACGGATTCGTTGTTCTCGCCTACTTCGTCATCGTTATCAGCATCGGCCTCTACAAGGGCCGGGGCAGCAAATCGCTCGAGAGTTTTGCCGTTGGCGACCGGAACATCCCGTGGTGGGCGGTCCTTGCCTCGATTCTCGCGGCGGAAATCAGCGCGGCGACGTTTCTCGGAGCACCGGGTGAGGGCTACGCGACCCGAAATTTCGCCTACGCGCAACTGGCGATCGGCACGATCCTCGCCCGCATCCTCATCGCCTACATTTTCATCAAGCCCTACTACGACTTTCGCGTCGTCTCGATCTACGAATATCTCTTCATCCGGTTCGGCCTGCGCACGAAGAATGCCGCTTCTGCGATCTTCCTGATCACGCGCGTTCTCGCGAGCGGCACCCGTCTCTACGTGGCAGCCATCGTGCTCGTGCTCGGCTACGAGTTCGTGACCGGGCGTGAACTGGAGCCGCTCGAGCAGGTGCCGATTTACCTCGCGTCGCTGGTCGCCATCACGGCCATGACCGCCGTTTACACGGCTCTCGGCGGCATCAAGGCGGTGGTCTGGACGGATTTGATTCAGGTCGTGATCATGTTCGGCGCGCTGGGTTTCGCGATCTGGTCGATTCTCTCGCACATTCCCGGCGGACTTGCCGAAGTGTTCTCCTCGGCGCATCGCGTCGTCGTCGACCCCGCGCTCGTCGCCTCCCATGGCGAGGCTTACGCCCAGGCTGCCGCCGAAAAAGTCGCTGGCCACGCCCTGAAGTTCTACGACAGCGGCATCGATGCGAACGCCAGCTTCTGGCAGAATGTTCGGTCCATTCTCGAAAGCGAATACACGATCTGGGCCGCGCTGATCGGATCGACCTTCACCACGCTCGCGACGCACGGGACGGACCAGGACATGGTTCAGCGCATGCTCACGGCCAAGAATCACAGCAAGAGCCGCCTTTCGCTCATCCTGTCCGGCTTCGCCGATCTTCCGCTCGTGCTTTGCTTCCTTTTCGTCGGCCTCCTGCTCTGGAGCTACTATCAGAAACCCGGCATGACCGCTCCGTTCGCGCACTACATCGTTTACGAGATGCCGCCCGGCGTGCGCGGACTGCTCGTGGCCGGCCTCTTCGCCACCGCCATGGGCTCCCTCAGCACCGCGCTGAACGCCCTCGCGACAAGTTTCGTCGAGGACTGGTATCGTCCCTACATCAATCGAGACGCTTCGGTGGCCCACACCGTGCGAGCCGCGCGGCGGGCAACGGTGGTGTTTTCCATCCTGCTCGTGATCGTCGGCGGACTCACCGCCTACGCCGTTATCGTCCTTCACGCCCGCATCATTCCCGTCGTCCTCGGCATCTTCGGCTACACTTACGGCTCGCTCCTCGGTGTCTTCCTCGTCGGATTGCTGACCCGGAGCCGAGGCAACGAGCGCGGCAACCTCATCGCCATGCTCTGTGGATTCATCGTCGTCTCGCTGCTCAGTGGCCTCCACAACGATCTCTGGGCGCTCCTGCATCCCGCGACCGTCGACGCCGTTCTCTGGAAGCCCGACTGGCTGCCCAAGATCGAATTTCCGTGGCGGGTGGCCTTCGGCAGCGTCGTGACCTTCGTCGTCGCGCTGGGTTTTGCGACGCCTCCGGAGCAGATTGCCGCCGCCGCCGAGAAACGGCGCGCTGGCGCGGAAGCCTGAGCGATTTTTCGCCGATTCGCGCGCGCCAAGGAACCATCGGCACGCAGCGTCGGGTCAAGAAAATATCCCGCGGTTTCGGGGGTTAAATTTGACGCTTCCGTAACCTTTTTTCTTGAGGGAAAAACCCCCGGTTCCTAGCCTCTCGGCAGTTGCGGCGAGCGAAAGATCCTGCCCTGTGAATAACTTGTGAAATGTTCCTCCGGCGGTCGTGCGCGGTGTTCCACGGCCCGCTCACAGAGAGGAATCCGTTTCAAAGTCAGGGTAAGGAGAGGCATCGACGACGCCACGAGAAAAGAATTTTGAAGATGTTGACTGACAGGAAAATACAGAGAAAAAGAGGGTTTTCAGCGAGCTTTGGGTCGTTCCGAATTTCTCTGTGGGCTTATTTTCCGGCTTGTTTCCTGCCGCACCCGGCATCCACCGAAAGCGCGGCAAATCTCTAAGGAGCAATTGTGCATAAGTTACTTGCGACGCAGGATTTCGCGACCATTTGGGGCACCATTTCCGCCCTTATCGCCCCCCGGGTCAGCGCTGATGGATTTCAGCGTTGGTTCCGCGATATCGAGGTCTGTGGAGACGACGGAACGACGCTCACGCTTTCGGTCCCGAACCCCATTCACAAGTTCTTCCTCGAGAGCAATTATCTGCCCCTCGTGCAGGGCGCGGTCGCCGAGGCCTTCGACTCGGCCCGCGAGATCGTGATCGTGGCCCGGCAGGCGGACGATATGGAGGCCGGCCCGACGCTGAACGTGATCGAGGAGCCCGAGCCCGTGCGCCCGGCTCCACGCGAGAAAGGCGCCACGGCCTTCACCAGCGGGATGAACCCCCGCAACAATTTCGACGCATTCGTCGTCGGCTCGAACAATCAGTTCGCCTACGCCGCGGCCCTCGCCGTCGCGCAGGCGCCAGCCAAGACCTACAACCCGTTTTTCATCTACGGCGGCAGCGGACTCGGCAAAACGCACCTGCTGCAGGCCATCGGCCACCACGTGCTCGCCTCCCGCAAGGGTGCGAAGGTTTTCTACGTCTCCAGCGAGCAGTTCACCAACGAGTTCATCGACGCCATTCAGCACGGCACTCTCGTCAAATTCCGGAAGAAATACCGGCAGGCGGACGTGCTGATGATCGACGACATCCAGTTCCTCGCCGGCAAGGAGCGCTCGCAGGAGGAATTCTTCCATACCTTCAATACCCTGCACGACGGTCACAAGCAGATCATCCTGTCCAGCGACCGCCCTGCGAGTGAGATCGAGAAGCTCGAGCAGCGCCTCGTCTCCCGCTTCGAGTGGGGGATGACGGCGGAGTTGCAGCCGCCGGACATGGAAACGCGTATCGCGATTCTCCAGAGCAAGGCCGAGAACCTCAAGATTCACCTCGAACAGTGGGTGATCGAGTTCCTTGCCGACAAGATTCGCAACAACGTCCGCCGCCTCGAGGGCGCGCTCATGCGCGTGGCTTCCTATGGATCGCTCAGCGGTCGCAAGCTCACCCGCGAGGACATCGAGACGCTGCTGCGCGACATCTTCCAGGAGCAGGCCCGTCGCGCCGTCACGATCGACCAGATCCAGCGCAAGGTTGCGGAGACGTTCGATCTGCGCATCGCGGACATGACGAGCAAGCGCCGCCTGGCGAGCATCGCCTACCCGCGCCAGATCGCGATGTATCTGTCCCGCGAGCTGACGAATTCCACCCTCACGGAGATCGGTGATCTTTTCGGCGGCAAGGACCACGGCACCGTGATCCATGCGGTGAAGCTCATCAAGCGCCGCATGGAGGAAGACGAGCGCACGCGCCACATGATCCAGTCCATCGAAACGCAGCTGCAGAGATAGCCGATGCCGCGAGTTTTTAGTTGAGAGGCCCGCGCCCCGCGGATACCACAGCAGCTATCGCGGCCGAGTGCCGCAGCGCCCCATTCCATGAAGTTCAGCGTCACCAAAGAAAACCTTCTCGAAGGCCTCCAGAAAACCCAGAACGTCGTTAGCAATCGCACCACGCTTCCCGTGTTGTCGAACGTGCTCGTCGAGACCACCGACACCGGCGTTCGCCTCAGCACGACCGACATGGAAGTCGCCCTGCGCGTCGACGTGCCGGCGGTCATCGAGAAGCCCGGCGCCACCACGCTGCCGGCCCGTCGTTTGTTGAGCGTCGTCCGGGAGCTTCCCTCGAGCGAGATCCAGATCGAGACCGACGCGAAGAGCATCTCCGCCATTCGCAGCGGCCAGAGCTTCTTCAAGATCTTCGGCCTCGCGCGTGAGGAATTTCCGGCGTTCCCGAGCTCGAAGGACGCCCGCAGCCTCTCGCTGAAGCAGAGCGTGCTCCGCGATGGCCTGCGCAAGACCAGCTACGCGATCTCGATGGACGAGACCCGTTACGTGCTGAATGGCATCCTCTTCTCCTTCAAGGAAAACACGCTCAAGCTCGTCGCCACCGACGGCCGCCGTCTCGCGCTTTTCGAAGAGACGATCGATGCCGAACTCGCCGGCAAGCTCGACCTCGACTTCATCGTCCCGACCAAGGCGATCAACGAGCTCCAGCGCCTCCTCAACGATGACGGTGACCTCACGCTTTCCGTGAGCGACAATCTCGTCTCCTTCGAGCTCAACGGCTCGCTGCTCGTCTCGAAGCTCGTCGACGGCAACTACCCGAACTACAAGCAGGTCATTCCCTCGAGCGAGGACGTCAAGGAAGTCGTCGCCCTCGAGCGCGAAACGTTCCTCACGACCGTGCGCCGCGTGTCGCTGCTCAGCAACGACAAGACCAGCTCGATCCGCCTCAATTTTACGAAGAACAACATCGAGGTCACCTCGAACACGCCGGAAATCGGCGAAGCGAAGGAATCCATCGCCGTCGCCTATCGCGGCCGCGATTTCTCGATCGCGTTCAATCCCGAGTATCTCATGGACCCGCTCAAGGCCCTGCCGAACGACGAGGTGAATCTTCACCTCATCGACGAGATGAGCCCCGGCGTCCTGAAGATCAACTCCGGCTTCCTCTACGTGATCATGCCGATGCGCGTCTCCGCGTAATCGACTCGATCGTCGCCGGTCACCGCTATTTTCCTCCTCGCCCGGGCATCAACCGGGCGAGCGATGGCTGTTTGCCTGCCGGAGTTTAGGGGATTGCCCCTCGCGTGGGATCGGGGAGCGGCCGGGACGGGGTTTTCGAGCGAAAACTGGTCCTATGGAACTCAACACCCTCAAGGATCTTTACATCCACGAACTCAAGGACCTCTACAGCGCCGAGAAGCAGATCATCAAGGCGCTCCCGAAGATGGCGAAAGCCGCCACTCACCCGGACCTCGTCGCCGGCTTCAAGGCTCACCTCGAAGAAACGAAGGAACACGCCGCCCGGCTCGAGAAAATTCTCAAGAGCCTCGGGCAGACGACCCGCGGACCGAAGTGCAAAGGCATGGAAGGTGTCGTTGCCGAGGGGGCGGAAATGATCGAGGAGGAGGCGGACGACGAAGTTCGCGACGCGGGCCTTATCGCCGCCGCCCAGCGCGTGGAGCATTACGAGATGGCTGGCTACGGCTCGGCTCGCACCTACGCGCAACTCCTCGGGGACAAGGAAGGCGCGAAACTCCTCCAGACGACGCTCGACGAGGAAGGCGCGACCGACAAGAAACTCACGGATCTGGCGGTCTCCGCCATCAATGTCGCTGCCGACAAGTAGCTCGCGCTCGCGCGCTTCGAGATTTGACCTCAGGACGTCGGAAACGGGTTCCGCTCGGCGAAGGCCATCTGGTGCCAATACGGATAGATCCTCGTCCGGGCGCTGGCCGCTTCGAGGCGGGCGACCTGGTCCGGTGCCAGGTTCCAGCCGACGGCGCCGAGATTCTGGCGGAGCTGTTCCTCGTTGCGCGCGCCAATGATGAGAGTGGCGACAGTCGGACGGTGGAGCAGCCAGTTCAGCGCGATCTGCGGGACGGATTTTCCGGTTTCCTCGGCGATCGCGTCGAGCACGTCGACGACGGAGTAAACGAATTCGTCGTCGACGGGAGGACCGTAGTCCATGCTTTGCGCATCGTTCAGGCGGGTGACAGCCGGCTTTTCCTGGCCGCGGCGAACCTTGCCGGTGAGGCGGCCCCAGCCGAGCGGGCTCCAGACCACGGCGCCGACCTTCTGGTCGAGGCCAAGCGGCATGAGCTCCCATTCGTAATCGCGGCCGATGAGCGAGTAGTAGGCCTGGTGCGCGACGTAGCGCGTGAGACCGAGGCGATCCGCCGTGGCGAGCGATTTCATGAGGTGCCAGCCGGAGAAGTTCGAGCAGCCGAGGTAGCGGATCTTGCCCGCGCGCACGAGGTCGTCGAGCGTGGCGAGCGTTTCCTCGACCGGAGTCATGGCATCGAAGCCGTGGAGTTGAAAGAGGTCGATGTAATCTGTGCCGAGGCGGCGGAGACTGCCCTCGACGGAGCGGATGAGGTGATGGCGCGACGAGCCCACGTCGTTCGGCCCTTCGCCGAGGCGAAACGTGGCCTTGGTGGAGATCATCACGGCATCGCGGCGGCCCTTGATGGCCGCGCCGAGCACTTCCTCGGATTGCCCGGCGGAATAAATGTCGGCCGAATCGAACATGTTCAGGCCCGCCTCGAGGCAGATGTCGACGAGGCGCGTGGCCTCTTCCGGCCCCGTGGAACCCCAGGTTTTGAAAAACTCCGTGCCGCCGCCGAAAGTGCCCGTGCCCAGACTCAGCACCGGAACCCGGAGGCCCGAACCGCCCAATTGTCGAAATTCCATGGTGGATCACGATGCGCCGGGATCGGCAGAACGGAAGCGCCTTTCTGCACTTTCCCGGAAAATTTTTTCTCGCGAGCCGGGAGGAGTGGCCGCAGGATGGCCCAGCATTTTCTCAAATGCCGGCATAGCACAGTGGTAGTGCAACGGTTTTGTAAACCGTAGGTCATCGGTTCGAATCCGATTGCCGGCTTTCTTCTCGAAGGTCGCGAGGATTGGTCGGTCGTCTTCGGGCCGAAGCTCACTTTTCTGTGGCGCGGATTTTTTGAGGACGGCTCCCCGCGGCGTTGAAGAGGTCGGGCGAGGTGCTATTGTGGGGGCGTCAGTCCGGGTTTCGACAAGCGAAAGGAATCAAACTATGGCACAGGCAATCATGGACCCGGAGGAAGTCCGCCGGTTTGCGACGGAGCTCAAGCGGTTCAATCAGGATGTCCAGGTGCGGGCGGCGTCGCTGCAGGCCCGATTTTCCGCCCTGGGAAGCAGTTGGCAGGATCAGGAGCACGAGAAGTTCGCGGAGGAGTTCGTCGCCACGATGAAGGCGCTCAAGAAATTCATCGAGGTCTCGGACCAGCATGCGCCCTACCTGTTGCGAAAGGCGCAGCGGATCGAGCAGTATCTGGATCAACGCTGACGGCATGGCCATTCCCGCCCAGGCACACGTTACCTCGATCGATGCCCTCGGAACGTTCCGGGCAAATCTGGTGGTTTTTCGCGCCACGACCTCGCAGGCGCTCGACGAGTTGTTCGACGAAGTCCGTCGCACGCGGCAATGGATCCTCAACGACCGGCGCTTTCATTGGGAGGGCGAGGTGCGCCGGCGGCAGAAGAAGCTCGATCAGGCGCTGCAGGAGCTCATGGGCGCCCGGCTTTCCGATCTCCGGGCATCGACCGCCGCGCAGCAGAATGCCGTGACGAAGGCGCGGGCCGCGTTGCGCGAGGCGGAGGAGAAACTGCGGCGCGTGAAATACTGGGCGCGCAATTACGACCTCACGGCCGAACCTTTGGCCAAGCGACTCGGCGGGCTGCGCAGCTTTTTGGAACAGGATTTGCCGCGGGGAATTGCCGATCTGGCGGCCCGGCAGCGGGCGCTCGACGAATATGCCGGACGGCGCGCGGCGGCCAATCCAGAGCCCGCGAGCGAACCGCAGGAACCGACGACATGATTTTCAAGGGATGTGCCTCCACGCTGGCCCAGGCGGGCCGGAATCTTTCCTCCGAGTGGGAGGAAGCGCAGGCGCACTGGCGCGATGCGAAGGCCGCGGAATTTCAGCGGGAATATCTCGATCCCCTGCCGCCGCAGCTGGCGCGGGCCGTGGAGACGCTCGAGGAACTGGATCGACTGCTCGGAAAGGTGAGGCGGGAGTGTGAGTGACGTGCGCGAATTGGAAGTCGGCCGGGGCATGGAACGGCTCGAGCATTTGCGGGCGACCCTCGCGGCCTTTGCCAGCGAAGAGGCGGAACTCGGGCGTCGCCTGCGGGACCGACGTTATCGGCTGCAGCGAGCCTGCGACGATCGACTTGCGGAGGTGGACCGCCGGCTCGCGGACGCGCTCTCCGAGCGGGGCGCCGCTCTTTCCGAAAGCAAGCGGCGGCTCACCGAGCGGCATGACGCTCGCCGGCTGCGCATCCGCCGACTGCAGAGCGAGGGGCTGAGGAATCTGCCCAGGCTCGCCCGGCTCGAGCGCGAGCGCTGGCTGGGAGATCTGCAGATGCAGGAATTTCTGGTGACGCGGAAGCTCACCGCGGACCGCGAGGCTGCGGACAAGGCGTTTGAAAAAGTTTCCGCGGAGCTGGCGGCAATCGGATCCGACCTGCGGAATCTCGAGAGACGGGCGCGCGAGTATTTCACCGGCTACCTGAGCTTCCGCTGGCTGTTGCGGCGCGAGGGGGCCGTCGAAGCGGGGTCCCGGGAAAAGCTGGCGACCGTTCTGGCGCAGACGACGGAACGACTGCGCGAGTTCCGAAAGCTGCCGCTGCCGAAGGTCTTCAGCTTTCTGCCGCTGCCGGCGTTGCTCGTGTTGCTCGCGGTGGCGACCTTCCTCGTCGCGAGTTCCTTCCCGGGTATCTTCACTGGCGTGGTGCTGGCCGGAGCGCTGGTGATGATCGCGCTGATCGCGGTGCATTTCGTGAGTCGACGGCAGGCCAAGCCGCTGGCGGAAGCCGTGGCGGCGGGAATCGCCGAGGCGCGCGGGTTGCATTCCGCCTGGCGGGCGGCAGCGCTCGCGGAGCACGAGCGGGCGTGTGAACGGATCAAGGGCGAGCTCGCGCGGACGAGCACGCAGATCGAGGGGCAGTGGACGCGGGGAGACGAGATCAAGATCGATTTCGAGGCCCGTGTGCGGTCCAAACTCGAAGCGCGGGTGCCGCGCGCGCTCGCGGCGAATGACAAGGCCCTGAAGGACCGGTTGGCGCGCCTCGGCGAGACGGAGGAGACCGGCGAGGTGCGGGCTGATTTCGAGCGCCAACGGGCGGCGATTACCGCGGAGTGCGCGACGGGGAATGCCGGGGTCGACGCCGATGAGGTCCAGCGTTGGAGCGAACTCGAGGCGCGCTGGCAACGGGAGATCGAGCGGATTTATGCGGAGGTGGCCGGATTGAATGCGCTCGCCGCGGCGGCTTTCCCGGAATGGAGCCAGGCGCTCGTGGAGGCGTGGATGCCGCCGACGGAGTTCACGCCGGCGACGAAATTCGGGCGGCTCGACGTGGAGATTCCCGCGCCGATCGGCACCGACAGATCGCGGTTGCGGCTGCCCGGGCCGGCGCGTCTTTCGATTCCGCTCGCGCTCACGTATCCGCAGCACGGCTCGTTGCTTTTCGAGTCGAGTGCTTCCGGTGGAGCGGCGGTGATCGACTGCCTGAACCACATCATCCTGCGGCTGCTGGCGACCACGCCGCCGGGCAAGCTGAGTTTCACGATCGTCGATCCGGTCGGACTTGGGCAGAACTTTGCGGGGTTGATGCATCTCGGCGATTACGAGGAGAGCCTGATCAGCCGGCGGATCTGGACGCAGGCGGACCAGATCGAGGAGCGGCTGGCGGATCTCAGCCAGCACATCGAGAAGGTCATCCAGATGTATCTGCGCAACGAGTATCCGACGATCGTCGAATACAACGCGCAGGCGGGGAGCACGGCAGAGAAGTTTCACTTCCTGGTGATCGCGGATTTCCCCGCGAATTTCAGCGAGGTCGCGCTGAAGCGGCTGCAGAGCATCCTGGCGAGCGGTCCGCGCTGCGGGGTCTACACGCTCATTCACTGGGATCGGCGGCAACCGGTGCCATCGGGCTTCGTGGCGGAGGAGTTGCGCAAGAGCAGCATTTGCATCCAGACTGACACCGACGGCGTGAGCCTGGAGAGCGAGTCCTCGGCGCTCGAAGCCCAGCTCGTGCTCGATACCGCGCCGGATGCCGCGCTGGCGCTGGAGCTCACGCATCGGATCGGCGCGCGCAGCGTGGATGCGGGCCAGGTGCAGGTGCCGTTTCGCGCGATTGCGCCGACCGAGGAGGAGCTGTGGGCCGCCGACACGACGAACGAGCTGCGCGTGGCGATCGGTCGAACGGGCGCGACGAAGCGGCAGATGCTGGCGATCGGCAAGGGCACGCGGCAGCACGCGCTGATTGCGGGCAAGACGGGCTCCGGCAAGTCGACGCTGTTTCACGTGATCATCACGAATCTCGCGCTCGCGTGCAGTCCGGAGCAGGTGGAGTTCTACCTCATCGATTTCAAGAAGGGCGTGGAGTTCAAATGCTACGCGACGAAGCGGCTGCCGCACGCGCGCGTGGTGGCGATCGAGAGCGATCGCGAGTTCGGGCTCAGCGTGCTCCAGCGCGTGGACGACGAGCTGCGTCGGCGCGGCGATGTCTTCCGCAAGCTCGGCGTGCAGGATCTCGCCGGCTACCAGCGGGCCAGTGGCGGGAAGCCGATGCCGCGGTCGCTCCTGATGATCGATGAGTTCCAGGAATTCTTCGTCGAGGACGACGCCATTGCGCAGAGCGCGTCGGTGTTGCTCGATCGGATCGTGCGGCAGGGGCGCGCCTTTGGCATCCACGTGCTGCTTGGCTCGCAGACGCTGGGCGGGGCGTATTCCCTCGCCCGCGCGACGCTCGGGCAGATGGTCATTCGCATCGCCCTGCAGTGCAACGAGGCGGACGCGTATCTCATCATGGACGACGGCAATGCCGCACCGCGGCTGCTTTCGCGGCCGGGTGAGGGCATTTACAACGACGCCGCCGGCGCGGTGGAGGGCAATAGCCCGTTCCAGGTCGTGTGGCTGCCGGAGGAGGAGCGCGACGCGTGCCTGGACAAGGTGCGTCAGCTCGCGGAGCAGAGGCCGGGCATGGACGCGGCGCCGGTGGTCTTCGAGGGCAATGCGCCCGCCGATGTCGCGGAGAATCCGTTGCTCGCCAGGGTGCTGCGGACCCGGCCGAAGTCCGCGCCGGTCGCGGCGCGGGCCTGGCTCGGCGCGCCGAATTCCATCAAGGGACCGACGGAGGTCGTCTTTCAGCGGCAGGGCGGCAACAACCTGCTGATCGTCGGCCAGCGGGACGAGGCGGCCTTGACGATGCTCGGCAACGCGTTGCTCGCGCTCGGCGCGCAGTTTCCAGCGGATGCGGCGCGCTTCGTTTTTCTGCACAATGCCGCTCCGGGCTCGGCCGACGCAGAGTTTCTCGACCGGGTGGTGGCGGCCGTGCCGCAGGAGGTCACGGTGGCGACTGGAGCGGGTGTCGCGGAGGTGCTGTCTGATCTCGCGGGGGAGTTGAAGCGACGCGAGGAGGGGGGCGGCGCGCCGGTGTTCGTCTTCGTGCATGGATTGCAACGATTCCGGAAATTGCGCGCCGACGAGGAGTTCGACTTTTCCTTTGCCGAAGCCGAGGCCGAGCCGAAGCCGGCGGCGCGGTTTGCGGAACTGGTTGCCGAAGGCAGCGGGCACGGGATGCACCTGCTCGTGTCGATGGACACCTTCAATAGCGTGAATCGCTTCCTGAGCCGGAAGGCGCTGGCGGAGTTTGAAATGCGCGTGGTTTTCCAGATGAGCGCGAACGACTCGGCCAGCCTGATCGATTCCCCGAAGGCCAGTGGGCTGGGCCTGCACCGCGCGCTGCTTCACAACGAGCACGAGGGCACGTTGGAAACCTTCCGACCCTACGCGATGCCCGACGCCGCCTGGCTGGCGAAGGCTCCGGGCCGGCGGACGCGGGGCGTCACGCTCGATGCCGTGCAGCCGCCGGCGTGAGAGCGGCATTACTGGAGTGAGGCGAAGAAGCTCTCGTATTTGACGCGGTCTGGAGCGCCTTCCGGCAAGGAATGCCGCGCGCCGGCCATCAGCTCGTAGGCGAGCTTCCGGGCTGCGACGGTTTGCCCGGTGTTTTTTTGCAGGGCGGCGAGGTCGTAAATTACTCCGAGGGTCGTGGGATGGGCGGAGCCGAGCGTTTGCCGCAGGCCGGTGAGGGCCTTCTGGTATTGCGCGACGGCGTCGGTATTCGCCCCGCGATCGCGGAGAATGTCGCCGAGG
This genomic stretch from Chthoniobacterales bacterium harbors:
- a CDS encoding FtsK/SpoIIIE domain-containing protein; the encoded protein is MSDVRELEVGRGMERLEHLRATLAAFASEEAELGRRLRDRRYRLQRACDDRLAEVDRRLADALSERGAALSESKRRLTERHDARRLRIRRLQSEGLRNLPRLARLERERWLGDLQMQEFLVTRKLTADREAADKAFEKVSAELAAIGSDLRNLERRAREYFTGYLSFRWLLRREGAVEAGSREKLATVLAQTTERLREFRKLPLPKVFSFLPLPALLVLLAVATFLVASSFPGIFTGVVLAGALVMIALIAVHFVSRRQAKPLAEAVAAGIAEARGLHSAWRAAALAEHERACERIKGELARTSTQIEGQWTRGDEIKIDFEARVRSKLEARVPRALAANDKALKDRLARLGETEETGEVRADFERQRAAITAECATGNAGVDADEVQRWSELEARWQREIERIYAEVAGLNALAAAAFPEWSQALVEAWMPPTEFTPATKFGRLDVEIPAPIGTDRSRLRLPGPARLSIPLALTYPQHGSLLFESSASGGAAVIDCLNHIILRLLATTPPGKLSFTIVDPVGLGQNFAGLMHLGDYEESLISRRIWTQADQIEERLADLSQHIEKVIQMYLRNEYPTIVEYNAQAGSTAEKFHFLVIADFPANFSEVALKRLQSILASGPRCGVYTLIHWDRRQPVPSGFVAEELRKSSICIQTDTDGVSLESESSALEAQLVLDTAPDAALALELTHRIGARSVDAGQVQVPFRAIAPTEEELWAADTTNELRVAIGRTGATKRQMLAIGKGTRQHALIAGKTGSGKSTLFHVIITNLALACSPEQVEFYLIDFKKGVEFKCYATKRLPHARVVAIESDREFGLSVLQRVDDELRRRGDVFRKLGVQDLAGYQRASGGKPMPRSLLMIDEFQEFFVEDDAIAQSASVLLDRIVRQGRAFGIHVLLGSQTLGGAYSLARATLGQMVIRIALQCNEADAYLIMDDGNAAPRLLSRPGEGIYNDAAGAVEGNSPFQVVWLPEEERDACLDKVRQLAEQRPGMDAAPVVFEGNAPADVAENPLLARVLRTRPKSAPVAARAWLGAPNSIKGPTEVVFQRQGGNNLLIVGQRDEAALTMLGNALLALGAQFPADAARFVFLHNAAPGSADAEFLDRVVAAVPQEVTVATGAGVAEVLSDLAGELKRREEGGGAPVFVFVHGLQRFRKLRADEEFDFSFAEAEAEPKPAARFAELVAEGSGHGMHLLVSMDTFNSVNRFLSRKALAEFEMRVVFQMSANDSASLIDSPKASGLGLHRALLHNEHEGTLETFRPYAMPDAAWLAKAPGRRTRGVTLDAVQPPA